One part of the Streptomyces sp. AM 2-1-1 genome encodes these proteins:
- a CDS encoding SGNH/GDSL hydrolase family protein, which yields MSIAPQRPHRWITTPLTAGLLRGALDLERTERGVLPHRLPAWARAQYADAQLASAESQPSGVRLAFRTAATVLELDTLPTKRAYAGAPPRPDGVYDLFVDGRPAGRATAPTGNTVIIDMATGSAEHRPGQVATIRFADLPEGAKDVEIWLPHNETTELVALRTDAPVEAAPDRGRPVWLHHGSSISHGSDAARPSEIWPALAARLGGAELINLGLAGSALLDPFTARAVRDTPADLISLKIGINLVNTDAMRLRAFTPAVHGFLDTIREGHPSTPILLVSPILCPIHEDTPGPSAPDLSRLSTGQLRFVAMGDAAEIPGGKLTLTVVRDELARIVAQRSGDDPHLHHLDGRALYGPADAEELPLPDQLHPDAATHRLMGERFAALAFTGDGPFAGVRG from the coding sequence TTGAGCATCGCACCGCAGAGACCGCACCGCTGGATCACCACGCCGCTCACCGCAGGACTCCTGCGGGGCGCACTCGACCTCGAGCGGACCGAGCGGGGCGTGCTCCCGCACCGGCTGCCCGCCTGGGCCCGGGCCCAGTACGCCGACGCCCAGCTGGCCTCGGCCGAGTCCCAGCCCTCGGGCGTCCGGCTGGCCTTCCGTACGGCCGCCACCGTCCTGGAGCTGGACACCCTGCCCACCAAGAGGGCGTACGCGGGTGCGCCGCCGCGTCCGGACGGTGTGTACGACCTGTTCGTCGACGGACGGCCGGCCGGCCGGGCCACCGCCCCCACCGGCAATACGGTGATCATCGACATGGCCACCGGATCCGCCGAACACCGGCCGGGGCAGGTCGCGACGATCCGCTTCGCCGACCTGCCCGAGGGTGCCAAGGACGTCGAGATCTGGCTCCCGCACAACGAGACCACCGAGCTCGTCGCCCTGCGCACCGACGCCCCGGTCGAGGCGGCCCCGGACCGGGGCCGCCCGGTGTGGCTGCACCACGGCAGCTCGATCAGTCACGGCTCCGACGCCGCGCGCCCCAGCGAGATCTGGCCGGCGCTCGCCGCGCGCCTCGGCGGGGCGGAACTGATCAACCTGGGCCTGGCGGGCAGCGCCCTGCTCGATCCCTTCACCGCGCGCGCCGTCCGGGACACGCCGGCCGATCTGATCAGCCTCAAGATCGGCATCAACCTGGTCAACACCGATGCGATGCGTCTGCGCGCCTTCACCCCCGCCGTCCACGGCTTCCTGGACACGATCCGCGAGGGCCACCCCAGCACGCCGATCCTGCTGGTCTCGCCGATCCTCTGCCCGATCCACGAGGACACCCCCGGTCCGAGCGCGCCGGACCTCTCCCGGCTGAGCACCGGTCAGCTGCGGTTCGTCGCCATGGGCGACGCGGCGGAGATCCCGGGCGGAAAGCTGACGCTGACCGTCGTGCGGGACGAGCTGGCCCGGATCGTCGCACAGCGGTCCGGCGACGACCCGCACCTGCACCACCTCGACGGCCGCGCGCTCTACGGCCCCGCCGACGCCGAGGAGTTGCCGCTCCCCGACCAGTTGCACCCCGATGCCGCGACCCACCGGCTGATGGGTGAGCGTTTCGCCGCGCTGGCCTTCACCGGCGACGGTCCGTTCGCGGGAGTCCGCGGGTGA
- a CDS encoding TetR/AcrR family transcriptional regulator, whose amino-acid sequence MARAGLTTERLVHAGADLADSVGFDEVTLSALARQFDVKVASLYSHLRNSQELRVRIALLALEEMADRVAAALAGRAGRDALTAFADVYRDYAREHPGRYAAAQLRLDPETAAASAGPRHARMTRAILRGYDLAEPDQTHAVRLLGSVFHGYVTLEMAGGFSHSAPDSQESWTWALDRLDALLRNWAAP is encoded by the coding sequence ATGGCACGCGCGGGACTCACGACGGAGCGCCTGGTCCACGCGGGAGCGGACCTCGCCGACAGCGTCGGCTTCGATGAGGTGACCCTCTCGGCGCTCGCCCGGCAGTTCGACGTCAAGGTCGCGAGCCTCTACTCCCACCTCCGGAACTCCCAGGAGCTGAGGGTGCGGATCGCCCTCCTCGCCCTGGAGGAGATGGCCGACCGGGTCGCCGCCGCCCTGGCGGGGCGCGCCGGACGGGACGCGCTGACCGCGTTCGCCGACGTCTACCGCGACTACGCGCGGGAGCACCCCGGCCGCTACGCGGCGGCGCAGCTCAGGCTCGACCCGGAGACGGCGGCGGCGAGCGCCGGGCCCCGGCACGCCCGGATGACACGGGCGATCCTGCGGGGATACGACCTGGCGGAGCCGGACCAGACGCACGCCGTCCGCCTGCTGGGCAGTGTCTTCCACGGCTACGTCACCCTGGAGATGGCCGGGGGCTTCAGCCACTCGGCCCCGGACTCGCAGGAGAGCTGGACCTGGGCGCTGGACCGCCTCGACGCGCTCCTGAGGAACTGGGCCGCCCCGTGA
- a CDS encoding FBP domain-containing protein, with amino-acid sequence MHPLTEQEIRAAFVNCTKGEAKRLAVPRDLADRDWADLDFLGWRDPQAPGRAYLVTRTPDGPKGIVLRCPGSVAGRQRRSMCSMCLTTHTGGVSLMVAPKAGKAGQQGNSVGAYLCSDLSCSLYVRGKKDAGASARMQESLTLEEKIQRTVANVAAFLDGVTA; translated from the coding sequence ATGCATCCGCTGACTGAGCAAGAGATCCGTGCCGCCTTCGTGAACTGCACCAAAGGGGAGGCGAAGCGCCTGGCGGTCCCGCGCGACCTCGCGGACCGCGACTGGGCGGACCTGGACTTCCTCGGCTGGCGCGACCCCCAGGCGCCCGGCCGCGCCTACCTCGTCACGAGGACGCCGGACGGCCCGAAGGGCATCGTGCTGCGCTGCCCCGGCTCGGTGGCAGGCCGGCAGCGGCGGAGCATGTGCTCGATGTGCCTGACCACCCACACGGGCGGTGTCTCTCTGATGGTCGCGCCGAAGGCGGGGAAGGCCGGACAGCAGGGCAACTCGGTGGGCGCCTACCTCTGCAGCGACCTCTCCTGCTCCCTGTACGTCCGGGGCAAGAAGGACGCGGGCGCCAGTGCCAGGATGCAGGAGTCGCTCACCCTGGAGGAGAAGATCCAGCGGACCGTGGCGAACGTCGCCGCGTTCCTCGACGGCGTGACGGCGTGA
- the rho gene encoding transcription termination factor Rho — translation MTTTLERPATAQHSPVAAGVLDTTDGGHGLLRGTQGHPAPGDVRVPSALIRRHGLRRGDFVRGGCDRPGTLTVVERVNGLPPHALHARPHFHELTPLHPRDRLRLETVAGGPAPRLVDLVAPVGKGQRGLIVAPPKTGKTVLLQQLAAAVATNHPECHLMVVLLDERPEEVTDMRRSVRGDVLASTFDRPAKEHIALAGLAVERAKRLVEQGQDVVILLDSLTRLCRAHNNAAGPGGRTLSGGVDASALSGPKKLFGAARLTEEGGSLTILATALVETGSRADDFFFEELKGTGNMELRLDRSLADRRLFPAIDIVASGTRREELLVPEAELTAVRGLRRALHGRDGRSALEAVLDKVRRTPDNAAFLREVHRTVPGA, via the coding sequence ATGACCACCACTCTCGAACGCCCAGCGACCGCCCAGCACTCCCCCGTCGCCGCCGGTGTCCTCGACACCACCGACGGCGGACACGGTCTGCTGCGCGGTACGCAGGGGCATCCCGCTCCCGGCGACGTCCGGGTCCCGTCCGCCCTGATCCGCCGACACGGCCTGCGCAGAGGCGACTTCGTGCGGGGAGGGTGCGACCGGCCGGGCACGCTCACCGTCGTCGAGCGCGTCAACGGCCTCCCTCCGCACGCTCTGCACGCCCGGCCGCACTTCCACGAGCTGACTCCGCTGCACCCGCGTGACCGGCTGCGCCTGGAGACCGTGGCCGGAGGGCCCGCTCCCCGCCTCGTCGACCTGGTCGCGCCGGTGGGCAAGGGACAGCGAGGACTGATCGTCGCCCCGCCGAAGACCGGTAAGACGGTGCTGCTCCAGCAGCTCGCGGCCGCCGTCGCGACGAACCACCCGGAGTGCCACCTGATGGTGGTGCTGCTCGACGAACGCCCCGAAGAGGTGACGGACATGCGGCGATCCGTACGGGGCGACGTCCTCGCCTCCACCTTCGACCGGCCGGCGAAGGAACACATCGCGCTGGCCGGACTCGCCGTGGAACGGGCCAAACGCCTCGTCGAGCAGGGGCAGGACGTCGTCATCCTCCTTGACTCCCTCACGCGGCTCTGCCGGGCGCACAACAACGCGGCGGGTCCAGGCGGACGCACCCTCAGCGGCGGCGTCGACGCTTCGGCGCTCAGCGGCCCCAAGAAGCTGTTCGGCGCGGCGCGACTGACCGAGGAGGGCGGGTCGCTGACCATCCTCGCGACAGCGCTGGTGGAGACGGGTTCCCGGGCGGACGACTTCTTCTTCGAGGAGCTCAAGGGCACCGGCAACATGGAACTCCGGCTGGACCGCTCCCTGGCCGACCGGCGGCTCTTCCCCGCGATCGACATCGTCGCCTCCGGTACGCGGCGGGAGGAACTACTGGTCCCGGAGGCGGAGTTGACAGCGGTACGCGGTCTGCGGCGCGCACTGCACGGCAGGGACGGCCGGTCTGCGCTCGAAGCCGTCCTGGACAAGGTCCGCCGTACGCCCGACAACGCGGCCTTCCTCCGCGAGGTGCACCGGACGGTTCCGGGCGCGTGA
- a CDS encoding MFS transporter translates to MDLATRRRRTALFLFFFMPGLSISSWVTRTPDIRDQLGASTAQMGVVLFGLSVGSMLGVLGSGALVARFGTRPVMGAGTALVVLSMAVIGCGALWSSAPVVTAGLFVFGAGMGGGEVAVNVDGAEVERMAGRTILPTLHGFFSLGTVVGASLGILCTAVGFPAHWHLGAVALVTASMFAYALRAIPHGVGRTRGTGRAGGRTGAPRPAVHKDRRLLLIGGIVLTMALAEGAANDWLPLLMVDGHAMDPALGSAVYAGFAAAMTLGRFGGGFFIDRFGRAPVVRASAMSAALGLAVVVFADNPLLAGVAVVLWGLGASLGFPLALSAAGDSGPDSAARVSLVAMIGYVAFLVGPPGLGFLGDHYGLRAAMTVVLAAVTVAIFLAPAVGVGRATGTASTPDARPVSEDA, encoded by the coding sequence GCCCGGCCTGTCGATCTCCTCCTGGGTGACCCGCACCCCCGACATCCGCGACCAGCTGGGGGCGTCCACCGCGCAGATGGGCGTCGTACTGTTCGGCCTGTCGGTCGGCTCCATGCTCGGGGTCCTCGGCTCGGGAGCGCTGGTCGCCCGGTTCGGCACCCGGCCGGTCATGGGCGCGGGGACCGCGCTCGTCGTCCTCAGCATGGCCGTGATCGGCTGCGGGGCCCTGTGGTCCTCCGCGCCCGTCGTCACCGCGGGGCTCTTCGTCTTCGGCGCCGGCATGGGAGGCGGTGAGGTCGCGGTCAACGTGGACGGGGCCGAGGTGGAACGCATGGCCGGCCGCACGATCCTGCCCACCCTGCACGGTTTCTTCAGCCTCGGAACCGTGGTGGGCGCGTCGCTCGGCATCCTGTGCACCGCGGTCGGCTTCCCCGCCCACTGGCACCTGGGAGCCGTCGCCCTGGTCACCGCCTCGATGTTCGCCTACGCCCTGCGGGCCATCCCGCACGGTGTCGGCCGGACCCGCGGCACCGGGCGGGCCGGCGGCCGGACGGGAGCGCCGCGTCCGGCCGTCCACAAGGACCGCCGCCTGCTGCTCATCGGCGGGATCGTGCTGACCATGGCCCTGGCGGAGGGCGCGGCCAACGACTGGCTGCCGTTGCTGATGGTCGACGGGCACGCCATGGACCCCGCCCTCGGATCGGCCGTCTACGCCGGCTTCGCGGCAGCCATGACCCTCGGCCGCTTCGGTGGCGGCTTCTTCATCGACCGCTTCGGCCGCGCTCCGGTCGTCCGCGCCAGCGCGATGTCCGCGGCGCTCGGGCTGGCCGTCGTCGTCTTCGCGGACAATCCCCTGCTCGCCGGGGTGGCGGTGGTCCTGTGGGGACTGGGAGCATCGCTCGGATTTCCGCTCGCCCTCTCGGCCGCAGGCGACTCCGGACCCGACTCCGCCGCCCGCGTCAGCCTCGTGGCGATGATCGGGTACGTGGCCTTCCTCGTCGGGCCGCCCGGCCTGGGCTTCCTCGGTGACCACTACGGCCTGCGCGCCGCCATGACCGTCGTCCTCGCAGCCGTCACCGTGGCGATCTTCCTCGCTCCGGCCGTGGGTGTCGGCCGCGCCACGGGAACGGCGTCCACGCCGGACGCGCGCCCGGTGTCCGAAGACGCGTAG